From one Vibrio palustris genomic stretch:
- a CDS encoding cytochrome c yields the protein MNHSSSMRLLPLIYLLASSGVYAQQDTHFPYKKQQPIAAHVQSAALADKARSAAIKRGAAVARAADCSACHTATAQHPYAGGYQFDTGVGVLYSSNITSDPDHGIGDWTYADFAKAIHKGESKDGHNLYPAMPFAAYQGMTEQDTKDLWAYIHALKPDSYQPPDNDMSWPFSMRWGISLWKWTFVDDERFTPDQQHSDQWNRGDYLVNVLGHCGSCHTERNIAMAKDHDKALQGAVTQGWYAPSLLSGTDQPLDKWDINELTRFLGTGVTQNHFAAGPMREAVEHSLQYLSVQDRQAIALYLKTLRKDTDGDTVAMAKEPELPTITKPAATSSLTLDNMHARTASFTISDPVLDNAMTQTDHPGAALYRDNCSACHLQGQGMPGMVPNLAHSTAVTAKQPNNLLQVILHGARNAQTEQHPTVQVMPAFNERLSDQQIAQLVNYLHQQLRHDDSDTDTVTAEQVAEYR from the coding sequence ATGAATCATTCATCATCAATGCGACTGTTGCCGCTCATCTACCTATTAGCCAGTAGCGGAGTGTATGCCCAGCAAGACACCCACTTCCCGTATAAAAAACAACAGCCGATTGCCGCTCACGTGCAATCAGCTGCCTTAGCAGATAAAGCGCGCAGCGCGGCAATCAAGCGTGGGGCAGCAGTCGCGCGAGCGGCAGATTGTAGTGCTTGCCACACCGCCACAGCGCAACATCCCTATGCGGGAGGGTATCAATTTGATACTGGCGTCGGGGTACTGTATTCATCCAACATTACCTCTGATCCCGACCATGGTATTGGAGATTGGACTTATGCTGACTTTGCTAAAGCCATTCATAAAGGCGAGAGTAAAGACGGCCATAATCTGTACCCTGCGATGCCGTTTGCCGCTTATCAAGGGATGACCGAACAAGATACCAAAGATTTATGGGCTTATATTCATGCCCTTAAACCAGATAGCTACCAGCCACCAGACAATGATATGTCTTGGCCGTTTAGCATGCGTTGGGGCATCTCTTTATGGAAATGGACCTTTGTGGATGATGAAAGGTTCACTCCAGATCAGCAACATTCAGATCAGTGGAACCGAGGCGACTACTTGGTCAATGTACTCGGGCATTGTGGCTCTTGTCATACAGAGCGTAATATCGCTATGGCGAAAGACCATGATAAGGCCCTGCAAGGCGCTGTTACGCAAGGCTGGTATGCCCCATCACTGTTATCGGGCACAGACCAGCCTCTCGATAAATGGGATATCAATGAATTAACCCGTTTCCTAGGTACTGGTGTCACGCAAAACCACTTTGCCGCAGGACCAATGCGAGAAGCAGTAGAACACAGTTTGCAGTATTTATCGGTTCAAGATCGCCAAGCGATCGCGCTTTACTTAAAAACATTGAGAAAAGATACCGATGGCGATACGGTTGCGATGGCGAAAGAGCCCGAACTGCCGACCATCACAAAACCTGCGGCGACGTCCTCGTTGACTCTAGACAATATGCATGCACGCACAGCCAGTTTTACTATAAGCGATCCTGTGCTCGATAATGCAATGACACAAACGGACCACCCCGGAGCCGCATTATACCGAGATAACTGCTCGGCTTGCCACTTACAAGGACAAGGAATGCCAGGCATGGTGCCGAATCTTGCCCACAGCACCGCGGTCACCGCAAAACAGCCCAATAATCTACTGCAGGTCATTTTGCATGGTGCGCGTAATGCTCAAACAGAGCAGCATCCAACCGTGCAAGTGATGCCCGCATTTAATGAGCGATTAAGTGACCAACAGATTGCTCAACTGGTTAACTATTTACATCAGCAGCTCCGCCATGATGACTCTGATACGGATACTGTCACCGCAGAGCAAGTCGCAGAGTATCGCTAA
- a CDS encoding GNAT family N-acetyltransferase: MKISFRQIDMDDFELCVAARKDAYFCSFGHYDGFDDFINGYRQRVVERLTTLEWFYIHVFVDDQFAGQLEFRSFSPEPETGYVHLIYLKPNFRGLGIAPIIQDYIVSTLSKAGCLRAVLSVSRTNKPALTFYKRHGWQFVRKNPKHDETDFYQLWLPT, from the coding sequence ATGAAAATTAGTTTTCGGCAGATTGACATGGATGATTTTGAACTATGTGTTGCTGCTAGGAAAGATGCGTATTTTTGTAGTTTTGGGCATTACGATGGTTTCGACGACTTCATCAACGGTTATCGTCAACGGGTCGTTGAACGGTTAACGACATTAGAATGGTTTTACATCCATGTATTTGTCGATGACCAGTTTGCAGGACAGTTAGAGTTTCGTAGTTTTTCACCTGAACCGGAAACTGGCTATGTGCATCTTATTTACTTAAAACCGAATTTTAGAGGGTTAGGAATCGCTCCAATAATACAGGATTATATTGTAAGCACTTTGAGTAAAGCGGGGTGTTTGCGTGCGGTACTTTCAGTAAGCCGGACTAACAAACCAGCTCTTACATTTTATAAGCGCCACGGTTGGCAGTTTGTGCGTAAGAATCCTAAGCATGATGAAACCGACTTTTATCAGCTTTGGCTACCTACCTAA
- a CDS encoding DUF2235 domain-containing protein, whose translation MANIVVCSDGTWERPEKDLQKDFPTNVLKIARAISPSTTGINQHVFYDWGLGSEHDKYSSGITGKGIHKNILDGYRYIVQNYTEGDHIYLFGFSRGAYTVRALCGLINNCGILKRDHANRIEQAWSIYKSPAQNCHPEGSKALTFRDMYCNTRKNVHFIGVWDTVGALGIPFSLLGVFDRKDEFYDTKMGPNITFARHALSIDEKREDFQPTIWQQRSGVNMKQVWFAGTHSDIGGANKPDPITHTSSSDTALEWMLTEARSAGLSIEAHLFKSLTDGVTGKLHPSRTSIYRFRKPYYRPLNVAGTMIHPSVKQRYERDEQYRPKQLKQLVETLGWDGISLGK comes from the coding sequence ATGGCCAATATTGTGGTGTGCTCTGATGGTACATGGGAACGACCGGAAAAAGATCTGCAAAAAGATTTCCCAACGAATGTGCTTAAAATCGCACGCGCAATTTCACCTTCCACTACGGGGATTAACCAGCATGTGTTTTATGACTGGGGGTTAGGCTCTGAACATGACAAATACAGCAGTGGGATCACGGGGAAAGGCATACATAAGAACATATTGGATGGATATCGCTATATTGTACAAAACTACACAGAAGGCGATCATATCTATTTATTTGGCTTTAGCCGCGGAGCGTATACCGTACGAGCGTTATGCGGGCTTATCAATAATTGTGGAATATTAAAGCGCGATCATGCCAATCGGATAGAGCAAGCCTGGTCTATCTATAAAAGCCCTGCTCAAAACTGCCACCCAGAGGGAAGTAAAGCGCTGACGTTTCGCGACATGTACTGTAATACCCGTAAAAATGTTCACTTTATTGGTGTGTGGGATACGGTTGGGGCGTTAGGCATACCATTTAGTTTATTGGGAGTGTTTGATAGAAAAGACGAATTTTATGACACTAAAATGGGCCCAAATATTACGTTTGCCCGACACGCGTTATCCATCGATGAAAAGCGTGAAGATTTTCAGCCCACTATTTGGCAACAAAGGAGTGGGGTGAATATGAAGCAAGTTTGGTTTGCTGGTACCCACAGTGATATTGGTGGAGCAAATAAGCCTGATCCCATAACCCATACCAGCTCCTCCGATACCGCCTTAGAATGGATGCTCACAGAGGCCCGCTCCGCTGGGCTATCCATTGAAGCGCATCTTTTTAAGTCACTAACCGACGGCGTGACAGGTAAACTTCATCCATCAAGAACCAGTATTTACCGTTTCCGAAAACCGTACTATCGCCCGTTAAATGTGGCAGGCACAATGATCCATCCTAGTGTCAAACAGCGATATGAGCGGGATGAACAATATCGCCCTAAACAGCTTAAGCAGTTAGTTGAAACCCTAGGGTGGGATGGTATTTCCCTTGGTAAGTAA
- a CDS encoding methyl-accepting chemotaxis protein: MKNPLENASIGIKLAFGFGVVLILTLIVASTGFMGVNTLLERANKVQHSNQMRQTVTELGNQRKLYLDTGSQGAYSNVLTLEDELSKQISLAKKLYVSGDDIKRVNSADQALKQYTHTFSKLHADRQEWVRTGKEASGVRNNLTEKADLMIKALSKDDNYMAMLTTLKVKNEIADTMLVITKNVGKNKPIPSDVINQRIPTIATDIQKLQLDGEAQTYQRDINQLFIQYRQLLNTNPDLTKKLTESSTQLLSYAKEITSNLQELSEQQRQKSVHDGAKVRTLLITVTIGAIVMGAFFAWFIRHMIVTPMRDVTQAVSAIADGDLTHTYRTERRDELGKLYNDIGTMNVTLHTLISEVINGVLNLSSTSEQLENISHNSQNRMQSQRDETDQVATAINQMSATISEVARNANTAASATTTTDELVNQGSSMVNNTVTQISELATDLNNTSQTMAALKERSDNVGNVLEVIKAVAEQTNLLALNAAIEAARAGEAGRGFAVVADEVRGLASRTQKSAKEIEDLIHQLQNGAEESFNKIEASRDLSTRNADQAKDVMALFENISLEMGNVQDMTQQIATASEEQSQVSEDINSSIVNVRHLADETTEGAAESVTAVANLKALSLDLKSLTERFKTKS, translated from the coding sequence ATGAAAAACCCCTTAGAAAACGCCTCTATTGGCATAAAACTGGCCTTTGGTTTTGGCGTTGTACTGATACTAACGCTCATTGTTGCAAGTACTGGCTTTATGGGAGTTAACACTCTATTAGAGCGTGCTAATAAAGTTCAACACTCCAACCAAATGCGTCAAACAGTCACAGAGTTAGGGAATCAACGAAAATTATATCTAGACACTGGATCCCAAGGCGCTTACTCCAATGTTTTGACACTAGAAGATGAATTGAGTAAACAAATATCTCTCGCAAAAAAACTTTATGTCAGTGGAGATGATATAAAACGAGTCAATAGTGCAGACCAAGCTCTTAAACAATATACACACACGTTTTCTAAACTGCATGCTGATCGCCAAGAATGGGTAAGAACGGGTAAAGAGGCAAGCGGCGTACGTAACAACCTCACCGAAAAAGCCGATTTGATGATTAAGGCGCTGTCAAAAGACGACAATTACATGGCAATGCTGACGACATTAAAAGTCAAAAATGAAATAGCTGATACCATGTTGGTCATCACGAAGAATGTAGGTAAAAACAAACCCATCCCATCCGATGTTATTAACCAACGTATTCCAACTATCGCAACAGACATACAGAAATTGCAACTTGATGGCGAAGCACAGACATACCAGCGAGACATTAATCAATTATTTATTCAATATCGGCAATTATTAAATACGAATCCAGATTTAACGAAAAAGCTCACTGAGAGCTCAACCCAATTGCTTTCCTATGCCAAAGAAATCACGAGTAATCTGCAAGAATTGAGCGAGCAGCAGCGTCAGAAAAGTGTGCATGACGGTGCAAAAGTTCGAACTTTACTGATTACAGTAACCATAGGTGCAATTGTTATGGGGGCGTTCTTCGCATGGTTTATTCGTCATATGATTGTTACGCCAATGCGAGATGTTACCCAAGCCGTATCGGCAATCGCTGACGGTGATTTAACTCACACCTATCGCACAGAACGTCGTGACGAATTAGGCAAGTTATACAATGATATTGGCACCATGAACGTGACGCTACACACATTGATCTCTGAAGTGATCAATGGTGTGCTTAACCTCAGTAGCACGAGTGAACAGCTCGAAAACATATCACACAATAGCCAAAACCGTATGCAATCTCAGCGGGATGAAACCGATCAAGTCGCGACAGCCATTAATCAAATGTCAGCCACGATTTCTGAAGTGGCTCGTAACGCCAACACAGCGGCGTCGGCCACCACGACTACGGATGAATTAGTGAACCAAGGAAGCTCAATGGTTAACAACACCGTAACGCAAATCAGTGAATTGGCAACCGATTTGAATAATACCAGCCAAACGATGGCTGCGTTAAAAGAGCGTTCTGATAATGTTGGTAATGTATTAGAAGTGATTAAAGCAGTGGCTGAACAAACAAACCTACTTGCTCTAAACGCGGCGATTGAAGCCGCTCGTGCCGGTGAAGCTGGGCGAGGCTTTGCAGTGGTCGCCGATGAAGTTCGTGGGCTAGCTAGTCGTACGCAAAAGTCAGCCAAAGAAATCGAAGACTTAATTCATCAATTACAGAATGGCGCGGAAGAGTCATTCAATAAAATTGAAGCGAGTCGTGACCTTTCGACTCGTAATGCTGACCAAGCGAAAGATGTGATGGCATTATTTGAAAATATCAGCCTAGAAATGGGCAATGTACAGGATATGACTCAGCAAATCGCCACCGCTTCCGAAGAGCAATCTCAGGTATCGGAAGACATCAACTCCAGTATTGTTAACGTGCGTCATTTAGCGGATGAAACCACTGAAGGCGCTGCTGAGTCAGTGACCGCGGTCGCTAACTTGAAAGCGCTTAGCTTAGATTTGAAATCCTTAACCGAACGTTTTAAGACCAAAAGCTAA
- a CDS encoding DUF883 family protein: MATATKSTTQSKAHEKVDDAADVAHKGVDSAAEAKEQTQERIEEVAQQISEQAHKMADTAKQQSEKVSSAVGSYAKENPAKAIGIAFLAGAVAASFLCKRK, translated from the coding sequence ATGGCTACAGCAACTAAGAGCACGACACAATCAAAAGCACATGAGAAAGTAGACGACGCGGCTGATGTAGCACATAAAGGCGTCGATAGTGCAGCAGAAGCGAAAGAGCAAACTCAAGAGCGTATTGAAGAAGTTGCTCAACAAATTAGTGAACAGGCACATAAAATGGCCGACACTGCTAAGCAACAATCGGAAAAAGTTAGTTCAGCGGTGGGTTCATATGCAAAAGAAAACCCCGCAAAAGCCATCGGTATTGCCTTTTTAGCTGGCGCTGTCGCTGCGAGTTTTTTATGCAAGCGTAAATAG
- a CDS encoding ParB/Srx family N-terminal domain-containing protein produces the protein MMLLRLLVVGVMCTVCTIAQARTTEDISVGDIVELSLSQLHPTQASIGYDQVWYKLGRYSVDRKKLFDDICEANGQRGVMGSVKSASLLNSDSYNCEARVGTDKDEMKTVVIAPNGQYYLTDGHHTLNAFYEMPKGGAHFRIHLLVAKDYRSLPNMTQFWHAMKEDGNVWLYNQSAQTIKVSELPSSLGLTNFANDQYRALMYFSRGVAWNKPPSPVPFLEFYWANEIRDKVALKEFDLNDKAGYERAIRAVSQVILTLKTHNVGGSKRSTTQMGQFRQFSQKGLDKLLKSNGKVDNMLRYKHQLKMKQ, from the coding sequence ATGATGTTGTTGCGATTATTAGTAGTGGGTGTGATGTGTACTGTGTGTACGATAGCACAAGCTAGGACAACAGAGGATATAAGCGTAGGCGATATTGTAGAGCTTTCTTTGAGCCAATTGCATCCCACTCAAGCATCAATTGGTTACGATCAAGTGTGGTATAAACTCGGACGGTACTCCGTTGACCGTAAAAAACTATTTGATGATATATGCGAAGCGAACGGACAGCGTGGCGTGATGGGTAGCGTTAAGTCTGCAAGCCTATTGAATAGTGACAGTTATAACTGCGAGGCGCGTGTCGGCACTGACAAAGATGAAATGAAAACGGTCGTTATTGCCCCTAATGGACAGTATTACCTAACCGATGGTCATCATACATTAAATGCGTTTTATGAAATGCCCAAGGGTGGGGCGCATTTTCGTATACATCTTCTTGTCGCTAAAGACTATCGAAGCTTGCCTAATATGACGCAGTTTTGGCATGCAATGAAAGAGGATGGTAACGTTTGGTTATATAATCAATCTGCTCAAACGATAAAGGTCAGTGAATTACCTTCGTCACTTGGATTGACGAATTTCGCGAATGATCAATACCGTGCATTAATGTATTTTTCGCGTGGTGTTGCGTGGAACAAACCACCATCGCCAGTGCCATTTTTGGAGTTCTATTGGGCTAATGAAATACGCGATAAAGTTGCCCTTAAAGAATTTGATCTCAATGATAAAGCGGGCTATGAACGAGCGATCAGGGCTGTGAGTCAGGTAATTTTGACATTAAAAACTCACAATGTCGGTGGTTCTAAACGTTCAACCACACAAATGGGTCAGTTTCGTCAATTTAGCCAAAAAGGGCTGGATAAATTACTTAAATCTAATGGCAAGGTTGATAACATGCTGCGTTATAAGCATCAATTGAAGATGAAGCAATAA
- a CDS encoding DUF1328 domain-containing protein, with the protein MLGWTVLFLVIALVAGLLGFTGIAGAAAGIAKVIFFIFIVLLLVSLVSRALKGKAPKP; encoded by the coding sequence ATGTTAGGTTGGACCGTACTATTTTTAGTCATTGCGCTTGTCGCAGGCCTGTTAGGCTTTACTGGTATTGCTGGTGCGGCTGCAGGGATCGCTAAAGTTATTTTCTTTATTTTTATCGTGCTTTTATTGGTTTCACTAGTATCAAGAGCATTAAAGGGTAAAGCCCCTAAACCTTAA
- a CDS encoding YggL family protein yields MATNRSRRLRKKLLTGEFTVFGFELEFNLEPQDEAELHTFFDDFVEFIEGQDLMFGGSASNEKFNVFVMAGGRYDSVTETQQQAIESWLDAKPMCSNIKIGPLVDVNGDV; encoded by the coding sequence ATGGCGACAAATCGCAGCAGAAGATTAAGAAAGAAATTACTGACCGGTGAGTTCACGGTTTTTGGATTTGAATTAGAATTCAACTTAGAACCACAAGATGAAGCCGAGCTTCATACGTTTTTCGATGACTTTGTCGAGTTTATCGAAGGTCAGGATTTAATGTTTGGCGGTTCAGCCTCTAATGAAAAGTTTAATGTGTTCGTAATGGCTGGTGGCCGTTATGATTCCGTAACAGAAACACAGCAACAAGCCATTGAAAGCTGGTTAGACGCTAAGCCGATGTGTTCTAACATTAAAATTGGTCCCTTGGTGGATGTAAACGGCGACGTTTAA
- a CDS encoding GNAT family N-acetyltransferase, with protein sequence MIRLAKQQDCINLAALSIKVWLDNYAVAGIRREFSEYVFETFTEAQFIDYLNDPHCRILVCEEHGALQGYALLNLHSHYESVVNGYEVQRLYIDSRFKQQGIGKALLSELKQQFGQPFWLYTWVENAANGFYQHLGFERIGRIDIEISEHTIENIVYRFACEQP encoded by the coding sequence ATGATTAGATTAGCAAAACAGCAAGATTGTATTAACTTAGCGGCATTATCGATAAAGGTGTGGTTGGACAACTACGCAGTCGCTGGCATTAGGCGTGAGTTTTCTGAGTATGTCTTTGAGACGTTTACAGAAGCTCAATTTATCGACTATTTGAATGATCCTCATTGTAGAATATTAGTATGTGAAGAGCATGGTGCTCTGCAAGGATATGCATTGCTGAACCTTCATTCACACTATGAGTCTGTAGTGAATGGTTATGAAGTACAAAGGCTGTATATCGACAGCCGTTTCAAGCAGCAGGGGATAGGCAAAGCACTACTATCTGAACTAAAACAACAATTTGGTCAGCCATTCTGGTTATATACCTGGGTAGAAAATGCAGCGAATGGCTTTTATCAGCACCTGGGGTTTGAGCGTATTGGTAGAATCGATATCGAGATTTCAGAGCATACAATTGAAAATATTGTGTATCGCTTTGCGTGTGAGCAACCTTAA
- a CDS encoding nitroreductase family protein: protein MTHPMIADLEARYTTKKYDASKIISEQDLAILLEAIRLSPSSINSQPWKFIVIESEQAKERLHTTFANKFQFNQKHIKTASHTILFAYNPEYTREDYEKVVDADVANGRIAKDNRDSAFGAFAFVGLNTDEQGRNANWTKAQTYIALGNAMHAAARLGIDSTPMEGVDKQMISQEFAQELQGYECELALSVGYHLPADDYNASLPKSRLPLADVVTRI from the coding sequence ATGACTCATCCAATGATTGCAGATCTAGAAGCACGCTATACAACTAAAAAATACGATGCATCGAAAATCATCTCAGAGCAGGATTTAGCGATTCTTTTAGAAGCCATACGCTTATCACCATCATCAATTAACTCTCAACCTTGGAAGTTTATTGTCATCGAATCGGAGCAAGCAAAAGAACGTCTGCATACTACATTTGCAAACAAGTTTCAGTTTAATCAAAAGCATATTAAAACAGCGTCTCACACGATTTTATTTGCCTATAACCCTGAGTACACCCGTGAAGATTACGAGAAGGTCGTGGATGCAGATGTCGCCAATGGCCGTATAGCAAAAGACAATCGTGATAGTGCATTCGGCGCATTTGCGTTTGTTGGGCTCAATACCGATGAACAAGGAAGAAATGCTAACTGGACCAAAGCTCAAACCTACATCGCATTGGGTAACGCCATGCACGCCGCCGCACGTTTAGGCATTGACTCGACCCCTATGGAAGGCGTTGATAAACAGATGATCAGTCAAGAGTTTGCACAAGAGCTACAAGGCTATGAATGTGAGCTTGCTTTAAGTGTTGGCTATCATCTGCCTGCTGATGATTACAATGCCAGTTTGCCAAAATCTCGTTTACCATTGGCGGACGTGGTCACGCGTATTTAA
- a CDS encoding methyl-accepting chemotaxis protein: protein MTINMRLTVGFGVILLMMLTLTIIGTSRVNQIDSNITEINDLNSVKQRNAINFRGSVHDRAIAIRDVVLLRNNTDLQNTITLINKLNDDYQVSHKKMSVLRNDMSADERALLTKINDIESHTVPLVNNIIAAKQANNIDLATKLLLDDARPSFVEWLNTINQFINLEEQKNNILTDKTRSITSSFEIWMISLSVLAVIIGIVVAYVISKQIKNAVGGEPHEAAEAIARIAKGDLTTQINSCSPNSMMASIQIMQKELKTIVNNIMQSSQALSSHSESVAFGSQQALNAADSQVTLTDSAVESLTDMSHSIDAVASAVKQTEDNSKITAQLSQQGSASVDKVESEIREISTAINATVSQVNVLQADVKNIGDILSVIRSISDQTNLLALNAAIEAARAGESGRGFAVVADEVRQLAKRTGDATGDIEKMISQIQDNTQASVTSMETTVPQVENGLALMNEANKLLKEIEQQANDSLDKVLEVVDSTSAQVATAAQISAGVEDIASMSKDTSLSLKNNAQEAVALADLSKTLKQYMSYFKVE from the coding sequence ATGACTATAAATATGCGCCTCACCGTAGGCTTTGGTGTGATTTTATTAATGATGCTCACATTGACCATCATTGGAACCTCAAGAGTGAATCAAATTGATAGTAATATAACTGAAATCAATGATCTTAACTCCGTGAAACAGCGTAACGCCATTAATTTCCGAGGCTCTGTACATGACCGAGCGATTGCTATCCGTGATGTCGTCTTACTACGCAATAACACGGATTTACAAAACACCATAACACTTATCAATAAGCTTAATGATGACTACCAAGTCTCACATAAAAAAATGAGCGTGCTACGCAACGATATGTCTGCCGATGAACGTGCATTACTCACAAAAATTAATGATATTGAAAGCCATACCGTCCCTCTTGTTAATAACATTATTGCAGCAAAACAGGCGAATAACATCGATCTAGCAACAAAGTTATTGCTCGATGATGCGCGTCCATCCTTTGTTGAATGGCTAAACACCATCAATCAATTTATTAATCTAGAAGAACAAAAAAATAATATCCTGACCGATAAAACACGAAGTATCACCAGCTCATTTGAAATATGGATGATTTCACTCTCTGTATTGGCCGTCATCATCGGTATAGTGGTTGCTTATGTTATTAGTAAACAAATAAAAAATGCTGTAGGCGGAGAACCTCACGAGGCTGCCGAAGCCATCGCACGCATTGCGAAAGGGGATTTGACTACACAAATAAACTCATGCAGTCCGAATAGCATGATGGCTTCTATTCAAATTATGCAAAAAGAATTAAAAACCATTGTTAATAACATTATGCAATCCTCACAGGCACTTTCTTCTCACTCAGAAAGTGTCGCTTTCGGCTCTCAACAAGCACTCAATGCGGCAGATAGTCAGGTAACACTGACGGATTCGGCGGTCGAAAGCTTAACGGATATGAGTCACAGTATTGATGCCGTCGCGAGTGCCGTTAAACAAACCGAAGATAATTCAAAAATCACGGCGCAGCTTTCCCAGCAAGGTAGCGCTTCAGTCGATAAAGTCGAGTCTGAAATTCGCGAGATATCCACCGCGATAAACGCGACCGTAAGTCAAGTTAATGTATTACAAGCGGATGTTAAAAACATTGGCGATATACTCAGTGTTATTCGTAGTATTTCTGATCAAACCAATTTATTGGCACTCAACGCCGCCATTGAAGCGGCTCGCGCTGGAGAATCAGGCCGTGGCTTTGCCGTGGTAGCCGATGAAGTCAGACAACTCGCGAAACGCACTGGAGATGCAACGGGTGATATCGAGAAAATGATTTCACAGATTCAAGATAACACGCAAGCCTCGGTCACCTCGATGGAAACAACAGTGCCACAAGTTGAAAATGGTTTAGCGTTAATGAATGAAGCAAATAAGCTATTAAAAGAAATCGAACAGCAAGCGAATGACTCACTAGATAAAGTATTAGAAGTTGTAGACTCCACATCGGCACAAGTCGCAACGGCCGCGCAAATCAGTGCCGGTGTTGAAGATATTGCCAGTATGTCTAAAGACACCAGCTTATCATTAAAAAATAATGCGCAAGAAGCCGTAGCGTTAGCGGATTTATCAAAAACATTGAAACAATACATGAGTTATTTCAAAGTCGAGTAA
- a CDS encoding GNAT family N-acetyltransferase, whose translation MDIKEINTITDVAEQLQDLLTDCIESGASVGFLTPVDEQEVSLYWSSVAKQLETGERKIFIACESGQVIGAVQLSLCAKPNGAHRGEVEKLMVHTDARGQGVSKQLMARMESVAGELGLSLLVLDTRIGDVASSLYRAIGYTEAGHIPQFARSSNGELEGTVYFYKLL comes from the coding sequence ATGGATATTAAGGAAATTAATACGATTACAGATGTGGCTGAACAATTACAGGATTTGCTCACAGATTGTATTGAAAGTGGCGCTTCTGTTGGTTTTTTAACGCCTGTCGATGAGCAAGAAGTGTCTTTGTATTGGTCATCTGTTGCTAAACAACTAGAGACAGGGGAAAGGAAAATATTTATAGCTTGTGAGAGTGGGCAAGTCATCGGCGCGGTTCAGTTATCATTGTGTGCTAAACCCAATGGCGCACATCGTGGAGAAGTTGAAAAACTCATGGTTCATACGGATGCCAGAGGACAAGGTGTGAGTAAACAACTCATGGCGCGTATGGAAAGTGTTGCTGGTGAGCTTGGTTTATCGTTACTTGTACTCGATACTCGAATTGGTGATGTAGCTTCTTCTTTATATCGGGCAATTGGCTATACAGAAGCAGGGCATATTCCTCAGTTTGCTCGTAGCTCTAACGGTGAGCTTGAAGGCACAGTGTATTTTTATAAGTTATTGTAA
- a CDS encoding GNAT family N-acetyltransferase — protein MEIVIREYVETDAEALWNLFFCTVRRINIRDYSQEQVEAWAPDGFDLSVWKQYMKDALPIVAQIGDVIVGYTDLQADGLIDHFFCHHEYQKRGIGKALMNCVLNRAKQHGLKRCYSHVSITARAFYEHFGFQVAEIKNVEIRGQHLKNFVMEKWM, from the coding sequence ATGGAGATAGTCATTAGAGAGTATGTAGAAACAGATGCTGAAGCTTTATGGAATCTGTTTTTTTGTACGGTTCGTCGTATTAATATCCGTGATTATTCGCAAGAACAAGTAGAGGCTTGGGCACCTGATGGTTTCGATTTATCCGTTTGGAAGCAATATATGAAAGATGCCTTACCAATAGTTGCACAGATTGGTGATGTTATTGTTGGATATACTGATCTGCAAGCCGATGGGCTAATTGACCATTTTTTTTGCCACCATGAGTATCAAAAGCGGGGCATTGGCAAAGCGCTCATGAATTGCGTATTAAATCGGGCTAAACAACATGGCCTTAAGCGGTGTTATTCGCATGTTAGTATTACGGCCAGAGCGTTTTATGAACACTTTGGTTTTCAAGTCGCAGAGATTAAAAATGTTGAAATTCGAGGTCAGCATCTTAAGAATTTTGTGATGGAAAAATGGATGTAG